TGCTCACGAACTCGCCGCGCTGAATGTCCAGGTTCACGTCCGAGAGGGCCGTGTATGTAGAGCGGCCCACTGAGAACGATTTTGATACGCTTTGAATGCGCAGGTACGGTTCCATCAGGCCACCTCCCCGTAGGAGAACCGTTTCACCAGGAACTGGAACACACGATCAAGCGCGAGGCCGACGATGCCTATTAGCAGGATGGCTGAGATTACCCTCTGCAGATTGAGGGCGTTCCAACTGTCCCATATGAAGAAGCCAATACCCGTCCCGCCGGAGAGCATCTCCCCCGCGACAATCACTAACCAGGCAATTCCCATGCTTAGCCGCAGACCGGTGAAGATGTGCGGCATGCTGTACGGCAGCAGCACACGGGTCAGGTACTTCCATCTGGAGAACTTGAAGACGCGCGCCACGTCCTTGTGCGTCTGAGGCACGCTGCTCACGCCAAACGCGGTGTTGATGACCGTGGGCCAGAGCGACGTTATAAAGACGATAAACAATGTCGCGTTGTTGGCTGAGTGCAGAATGGCGAGGCCGACTGGAAACCAGGCGAGCGGAGAAATAGGCCGCAGGATTTGGACAATGGGGTCCATGATCCTGCGAGCGAACGGGTTGGACCCAATCAGAATGCCCAGAGGTATGGCCACTGCCGATCCCAGCGCGAACCCTATGAGAACACGCTGCAGTGAGGCGAACAACTGAAGCCCGATACCCTTGTCGTTCGGGCCGTTGTCATACAGCGGGTTGATGATCATCTCCCAGAACACCTTCAGCGTGGCAATGGGGCCGGGCAGGTCCTTGGCAAGAAGGGAGATGAGTGCCCATACGCCGGCGAGCGCCACCGCGGACCCAATCATGGATAAAGCGGTGACAACCCACAGTGGCGGGTTAATCCGCATATTCTTCGTTATGACCACAAGCGGTGAGGGCCTGCGGACCGCGGTCATCGGAGTATCTGCGAGAGTGGTCATTTCAGAGGACCTCCCACGGTCTTCAGGTAGGCTGCAGGGTTGGCCGGGTCAAAATAGGCGTTATCAAGTGTTATCGTAAACGGTTTCATGTCGTCATCCGGTATGGGTATGTTCATCTCCTGAGCAACCTCTCGATAAAGGTCTGACAGGATGAGTCTGTCCGCTATTGCCTTCGTGTCCGGCAGCTCCTTCAAATAGCCGAAGCGCACGTACTGAGCCATGAACCAGACGGCGTGGCCGCGCCGCGGCATGTTGACGAATCCGTTGTTATAGAAGCGCATGGAGTCGTCAGTGAACTGGCGCTTCCCCAACGTGCCGCCCAAGTCGTAGTCTCCCTTGAGCCGCGCGTCAATGACGTCCGCGCTGGCGTTCACGTAGGACTGCTGGCCGATGATTCGCGCGACTTCCGCCGTGTTCTTCGGATCTTCTATGTATTGTGAAGCCTCAAGTATAGCTTTCATCATAAGCTTCAGGTCACCGCGGCGCGCCTTGGCGAAATCCGCGTTCACGCCGAGCGCTTTCTCGGGGTGGTTCTTCCAGATGTCCTGCGTTGCGATTGTTGTGAAGCCTATGCCTTCCTTCACGGCGACTCCGCCCCACGGCTCTCCAACGTTGAAGCCGTCCATGTTTCCGACTTTCATGTTCGCCACCATCTGTGGAGGTGGGATGGTGATGATCTTGACGCCCTTCTGGTCAACGCCTGCCGCTGCCAGCCAGTAGCGGAGCCACATATCGTGGGTACCGCCCGGGAAGGTCATGGCAAACGTGACCTCTTTCTTCTTGGCCTTGAGTTCATCTACCGCAGCCTTCACTTTGGAGAGATCGCCGTAGCCGACCTTCCCGCCGAAGCCCTCAATTGAGAGAGTCGTCGCCTGGCCGTTGTTATTGAGCATCATCGCTATGTATATTTCCTTGCCTGCCGGGCCGCCGATTCCGTTGTAAACGGAGAAGGGCATGCCGAAGAGCATGTGGGCGGCCTGAATGTCGCCGCTCAACAGGCTGTCGCGCGTGCTCGCCCAAGAGGCCTGCTTGATCAGGTCCACGTTAAGGCCGTACTTCTTGAAAAACCCCTTCTCCAGCGTGATCACGACGGACGCGTTGTCCGTCAGCGAAATGAAGCCAACCTTGATCTTTTCTCCGCTGCCAGTCTGCGGCGCGGCGGCAGCGGAGGCCGGCGCTTCAGGCTTGGCTGGAGCGGGCGCCGCCGGGGCAGCGTCGCATGCGGCGACCGTGATCGCCATGAGCACGGTCAGGATAGAGACGAAGACATTTCTCGCGAAGCCTGGACGACGGGCGGCGGTTCGCCGCGCAACAAGACCGCTCAAGGTAACTTTATGAGTCTCCATAGAGCCTCCTATCCGAAAGTTCCCAAAACCGACATGGGGGATGTGCCGGATTGCTCGGATCGCTCTCCGAAGCGCCGCGCCTGTGCTTGGACAGGCCGCATCTCAGAACCATGCCCGTTCATGACAAGATATAGTCAGATTAGACGAGGCAAGTTGCCGACGAATTACGCAACGGTTACTGTCCGGTAACGATTGTGTAAAGGGCGCGTGAAGCCTGTCGCCGCAGCGTGGGTCGGGGACGCGAGCGAGACGGGGCTAGACGCTGGCGGAGACCAGGACTAGTACCTACCTGCGGAAAAGTTATGGCGTCCGTTCAAAGCTGCGTCAAAGCTGGACATTCGTCACGGAACTTTCGCAGCTAAGTACTAGTGTGCAGCTCTACCGAGAGACTAGGAGACGATCCGACCAACCAAAAGCAAGGAGAACCGTTGCAGGTGCCACGGGTTTCTCCCAGAATGACATAA
The sequence above is a segment of the Dehalococcoidia bacterium genome. Coding sequences within it:
- the ntrB gene encoding nitrate ABC transporter permease: MTTLADTPMTAVRRPSPLVVITKNMRINPPLWVVTALSMIGSAVALAGVWALISLLAKDLPGPIATLKVFWEMIINPLYDNGPNDKGIGLQLFASLQRVLIGFALGSAVAIPLGILIGSNPFARRIMDPIVQILRPISPLAWFPVGLAILHSANNATLFIVFITSLWPTVINTAFGVSSVPQTHKDVARVFKFSRWKYLTRVLLPYSMPHIFTGLRLSMGIAWLVIVAGEMLSGGTGIGFFIWDSWNALNLQRVISAILLIGIVGLALDRVFQFLVKRFSYGEVA
- a CDS encoding CmpA/NrtA family ABC transporter substrate-binding protein — its product is METHKVTLSGLVARRTAARRPGFARNVFVSILTVLMAITVAACDAAPAAPAPAKPEAPASAAAAPQTGSGEKIKVGFISLTDNASVVITLEKGFFKKYGLNVDLIKQASWASTRDSLLSGDIQAAHMLFGMPFSVYNGIGGPAGKEIYIAMMLNNNGQATTLSIEGFGGKVGYGDLSKVKAAVDELKAKKKEVTFAMTFPGGTHDMWLRYWLAAAGVDQKGVKIITIPPPQMVANMKVGNMDGFNVGEPWGGVAVKEGIGFTTIATQDIWKNHPEKALGVNADFAKARRGDLKLMMKAILEASQYIEDPKNTAEVARIIGQQSYVNASADVIDARLKGDYDLGGTLGKRQFTDDSMRFYNNGFVNMPRRGHAVWFMAQYVRFGYLKELPDTKAIADRLILSDLYREVAQEMNIPIPDDDMKPFTITLDNAYFDPANPAAYLKTVGGPLK